The following are from one region of the Prevotella communis genome:
- a CDS encoding LamG domain-containing protein yields the protein MGINAQTDYKSWYPFKENVTYITNDGDPYIRWGTVVWNDEGADEGFFEGDNYAWGLGVHMKVGSDSYKYAGNLCCNENGYNRRMYNIYSKKQYYSDKQWTTNDSWDYGGQFKYSYHEGTDGKGKITWMRTMWKIPFDMLNTNITVRLWGTWWYWNKSSSTTVDVTQTVACPYTFNVRQLNWNGEFSVSPDGTVTIPYSFGGSQNTDGRTHLCTAIDGKYEGKIGIKNISNYNNGSYTFKLSDIGKDMRSQFTIAPYHEYAHPRDRDAGNGTKYYTSSAGAKTFAQMPLATISGASYNQADNSVTLHWTADNGNYETGDWGTKWVIYRNGNKVGDVAQSVKSFTDNNVPVDQEVTYTICYVWKGWPLDTQLKELTSKPYPVSTQRKVPVNGFKAESKEDRIVFTWTSDGYPANWGNKFNIYVDDETEPIYTITPTNNQTSFRWEHRTTDKHNDRQNGVQDGIHYTEEPLNGCEPHNYRVEGVIGDKTFNSDAVQSKAIGSGTLFYDFTATKGAYPGTVKLSWHVDLQGSTTSKTYIVDRRRTEKEDEAWTTLYRTSSTDEYLFYTDETPLPGIYYDYRITVQDKCDNGKIISNEATDIGFAQTTGTVSGRITFGSTGSSVAGADVIAEKSSSSGDNLEQFHSMHFTDTEQSVVTWNYPDANYAKNKFATGDYSMQMWIAPEEYPNKWMARLKGENVGAFGIFSDGRIIYCDGKKQYFFNIKLKKGAYNHVALTRKGTSVTCYLVELDSLGNPKLLKETQTIGTLDLSSATQFQLGYFKGYVDEFRLWTKCLTEDEIKENYDHLLVGNEKNLETYWTFDEGLRTQFFDYSRDGTVYNEHHGKIGSNTESSTFTPEDLALKAKTDKDGNYIIQGVPFTGEGTTYAIIPALGVHKFNPQQHLRYVGNNSLVHNGVDFDDVSSFPVSGVVYYEHTSIPVEEAYLYVDGLMASKDGEPIMTNSKGEFEISVPIGEHFIQVKKNGHTFLNDGRYPADPNGTGERVNFDRELRDVTFYDQTTVTVAGRVAGGDIEYEKPLGLNQGKNNIGKATLKLELSNENGYLNVEEPDPDDTKKTVNINKVQRDLETSYGKAYVPGSKNFITIETDSKTGEWVAQLPPLRYDVTSVAFPGRPDEDAITKDQLSLPTIDATNPNLVYTDSVEVDGVWQKFEYVGSAKMEYKAVSTIELSENKNGTFGMKNYKVKDLSGVEHVVKLYDYDDVTGNVIPNANGKVQYTFGVSNENPNGYPVYQELSSYKYTVYAYERYTNYDGDKPVVDEVPLAGKEVTIKNQYATTTSVSQADGSVGEMVDDKLELDDNGKAVYNFTVGFPNIQAPYTRGLSISYDNNGTEMEWSENGKFKVIVLGGLPTGNNFVTEGPDEVLMVLRDPPGTGSSVTWSKGTTISKTKTTTTEYTNETGINSTIYAGVKAETGVGVGFMVINELSSKVNIKAGAEYSAKRTSGNTTVQTTTTTRDISTSDAMDFVGAVGDVFIGSSKNIIFGACRSVDIKWDNVNGKAELIQEDALSMGEEFTTGFMYDQNYIKNVLIPNFVDMRNKLLTPSATTTGIPRPAVGEEPLYVTTLSEDNEKYGTSNSDKSVWGSQAVGVDKVKDGIYSGPSYTMFLPMDHELGKDYQDMVNYYNVQINKWENELRKNEEAKVTAIQNRNKWLKENHSISAGASVTQTVSTENGTSSTSSQSDGFNIILGLELGYTFSGLGIGAELEEKNGNEWTSEEQNDTTVSVSMSYTLAEDGDDDYLSVDVFNAPDGMGPIFVTRGGATSCPYEDEVVTEYYEKGTVISAKTVQIEKPEIEAQTQTITGIPAGGSGTFKVYIRNNSDTGEDLWFDLLVTPDSNPDGLIVTMDGANLSKGNTILVKAGETMVKTLTVSQSNPDVLNYERVHLRIASQCQKDNTSTYAEIADSTEFYVYFQPSCSDIKLTASHTLVNTDTETPVTLSMSGYNYAMASLQGIRLQYKGEHDADFRTLQEYTKDAAKLASDPNLLALPALAGTAKLNYVLDLRSSSFSDKTYVFRAITVCDQGGVEVNNESEEITVIRDMTPPMLMATPSPASGILTSGDDLVITFNEDIQGSALTQPNNFDVFGVLNESEVAHDVALSVSGNSVSKTDATIDLNGKSFTTSMWVNYSTDGTLLTHGTSDYNFNVAIVDGKLAVSVAGKTVTGGDPLPKNKWLYLNVGYDAQAKTVSAGYAMDSETVSLFNSLMANAYEGNGPLSIGGNNLTAKVQELAVWNGNRSMAEAQAEMYTTKSQFTNGLIGYWQLNEGHGSVATDKARSRHMTLPSQNAWWIDGDNYALVLDGTKTAAVNIGSLNTTEKEDYLVEAWFKADKQQDGAASVLSTVKMDLRLNAQGKMELDVNGSSAEVYNRDLRDGQWHHVAVNVLKSTNGMGTVYVDGLQCKQISASAMPELFGDKLMLGGRRNQVSNGVYTFSQQMKGAIDEVRIWKGRRTADVINNNMYVRVKADEPGLVAYYPLEKLTKDAYNQIMTTGTFDNSVSKNSAAEQLSCFDADGLVLTPQLSTLSPDNTAALKQAPKFENVLFDFVASERQIKVNLKEQPAKIEGCNIYITAKNVKDVNGNTCDPITWTVYVQQNKLRWQETEVEVNKVGTNAARFNATIENRGSESESWSLSGMPSWLSANVDGGSLMPLASVQLAFTVAENLPIGTYETTIYLTGSQNIAAPLNVTVVSEGQAPLWSVNPRDFEGSMNIIGQVKLDGTLMNDNKDIVAAFIGDECRGVAHLEYKDRYDGYFVTMDIFGNNASDNNKTVTFRAYDASTGTVYPAVEPDRAVKFESLALIGKYTEPVLFTVLDKIEQSTELKTGWNWMSLNVKADNMSAESILEKIADDVSIIKTQNNGWLMYEDGKWDGSLNVDLTNDQMYAVKMKNDRSLYVIGQRVNPDDCQITVNKGWNWIGYYGRQISSLDNALAGLNAVDGDMLKGQSGVAYYDASEWVGSMSLVEPGKGYMLKSVSDGARTFGYPTVAVAGARQAVSPTAHSSLSVFSPVDFRLYSGNAVMAARVVNGGKPVGHVELGVYVDDECRTAAVTNENGMAYLTIPGDDAAMLNFKVAVENEILELPYALAFEADAVYGTPKQPVLLDLNEAVGISEIMVDVDNTAVYDLSGRMVHQGKNAPRRLSKGVYILNGKKKTVK from the coding sequence ATGGGGATTAATGCCCAGACTGACTATAAGTCGTGGTATCCCTTCAAGGAGAATGTGACCTATATTACCAATGACGGTGACCCGTATATCAGGTGGGGTACCGTCGTGTGGAATGATGAGGGAGCCGATGAGGGTTTCTTTGAAGGCGACAACTACGCGTGGGGTCTCGGTGTGCACATGAAGGTGGGCAGCGACTCCTATAAGTATGCCGGTAACCTGTGCTGTAACGAGAACGGTTATAACCGTCGTATGTATAACATCTATTCAAAGAAACAGTACTACTCCGACAAGCAGTGGACCACGAATGACTCATGGGACTATGGTGGACAGTTTAAGTACAGTTACCATGAAGGAACTGATGGAAAGGGAAAGATTACGTGGATGAGAACAATGTGGAAGATTCCCTTTGATATGCTTAATACGAATATCACCGTACGTCTGTGGGGTACCTGGTGGTATTGGAACAAAAGCAGTTCAACGACAGTGGACGTGACGCAGACTGTGGCCTGTCCTTATACCTTTAATGTACGTCAGTTGAACTGGAATGGAGAATTCAGCGTGTCGCCCGATGGTACGGTAACCATTCCTTATAGTTTTGGCGGTTCTCAGAATACGGATGGACGCACGCACCTCTGTACTGCCATCGATGGCAAATACGAGGGCAAAATTGGTATCAAAAACATATCGAACTATAACAATGGCTCGTATACATTCAAGTTGAGCGACATCGGCAAGGATATGCGCTCACAGTTTACCATTGCACCTTATCACGAATATGCGCATCCCCGTGACCGCGATGCCGGCAACGGCACAAAGTATTATACCTCGTCAGCTGGTGCAAAGACATTTGCTCAAATGCCTCTTGCCACCATTTCAGGTGCGTCGTACAATCAGGCTGATAATTCGGTGACGCTTCACTGGACAGCGGATAATGGTAATTACGAGACAGGCGATTGGGGCACTAAGTGGGTGATTTACCGTAATGGTAACAAAGTGGGGGATGTTGCTCAATCTGTGAAATCCTTTACCGATAATAATGTTCCGGTGGATCAGGAAGTCACCTATACGATATGCTATGTATGGAAAGGCTGGCCATTAGATACGCAACTCAAGGAACTGACATCCAAACCTTACCCGGTGAGCACCCAGCGTAAGGTGCCTGTCAACGGTTTCAAGGCTGAGAGTAAGGAAGACCGCATCGTGTTCACTTGGACATCCGACGGCTACCCTGCCAACTGGGGTAATAAGTTCAATATCTATGTGGACGATGAGACGGAGCCTATATATACCATCACGCCTACGAACAACCAGACAAGTTTCCGCTGGGAACATCGTACTACCGACAAGCATAACGACCGCCAGAATGGTGTTCAGGACGGAATCCATTACACTGAGGAACCGCTGAACGGTTGCGAGCCCCACAACTATCGTGTGGAGGGTGTCATCGGTGATAAGACATTTAATTCAGATGCCGTACAAAGCAAGGCTATCGGCAGTGGTACGCTGTTCTATGACTTCACTGCGACGAAGGGCGCTTATCCCGGTACGGTGAAACTGTCGTGGCATGTTGACCTGCAGGGCTCTACTACTTCCAAAACCTATATCGTGGACAGAAGGCGCACTGAGAAGGAAGATGAGGCCTGGACCACTCTTTATCGTACATCGAGCACCGATGAGTACCTGTTCTATACTGATGAGACGCCACTTCCCGGCATCTACTATGACTACCGCATCACCGTGCAGGACAAGTGTGACAACGGTAAGATCATCTCCAATGAAGCTACTGATATCGGTTTCGCACAGACTACCGGTACCGTGAGCGGACGAATCACCTTCGGTTCAACGGGCAGTTCTGTGGCCGGTGCCGATGTAATTGCGGAAAAGAGCTCTTCGTCAGGTGATAACCTGGAACAGTTCCACTCCATGCACTTCACTGATACCGAACAGAGTGTGGTGACGTGGAATTATCCCGATGCCAACTATGCCAAGAATAAGTTTGCCACTGGCGACTACTCCATGCAGATGTGGATTGCTCCCGAGGAGTATCCTAACAAGTGGATGGCACGACTGAAGGGTGAAAACGTGGGCGCATTTGGTATTTTCAGTGATGGCAGGATCATCTATTGCGACGGTAAGAAACAGTATTTCTTCAACATCAAACTGAAGAAAGGCGCCTACAATCATGTGGCGCTAACGCGTAAGGGAACGAGTGTGACCTGTTATCTGGTGGAGCTCGATTCACTCGGCAATCCAAAGCTGTTGAAGGAGACGCAGACCATTGGAACGCTTGACCTGAGTAGCGCTACCCAGTTCCAGCTGGGTTACTTCAAGGGTTATGTCGATGAATTCCGTCTGTGGACAAAGTGTCTTACCGAGGATGAAATCAAGGAGAACTACGACCATCTGCTCGTGGGTAACGAGAAGAACCTGGAAACCTACTGGACCTTTGATGAAGGCTTGCGTACCCAGTTCTTCGACTACTCGCGCGACGGAACCGTCTATAACGAGCACCATGGTAAGATTGGCAGTAACACCGAAAGTTCAACGTTTACACCTGAGGACCTGGCATTGAAGGCCAAGACCGACAAGGACGGAAACTATATCATCCAGGGTGTTCCGTTCACGGGTGAGGGTACGACCTATGCCATCATACCTGCCTTGGGCGTTCATAAGTTCAACCCGCAGCAGCATCTGCGCTATGTGGGCAACAACTCACTGGTGCACAATGGTGTGGACTTTGACGATGTGAGTTCGTTCCCCGTTAGTGGCGTGGTATATTATGAACATACCAGTATTCCTGTAGAGGAGGCTTATCTGTATGTTGACGGCCTGATGGCTTCGAAGGATGGTGAGCCTATCATGACTAATTCCAAGGGTGAGTTTGAAATCAGCGTGCCTATTGGCGAGCATTTCATCCAGGTGAAGAAGAATGGTCATACGTTCCTGAACGATGGTCGCTATCCGGCTGATCCCAATGGAACGGGAGAGCGTGTCAACTTCGACAGGGAGTTGAGAGACGTGACCTTCTATGACCAGACTACGGTGACCGTAGCCGGACGTGTGGCCGGTGGTGATATCGAGTACGAAAAGCCTCTCGGTCTGAATCAGGGTAAGAACAATATCGGTAAGGCCACGCTGAAACTGGAGCTCTCGAACGAGAATGGCTATCTGAATGTGGAAGAGCCCGATCCTGACGATACGAAAAAGACCGTAAATATAAATAAGGTACAGCGCGACTTGGAAACATCGTATGGTAAGGCGTATGTACCCGGATCAAAGAACTTCATTACGATTGAGACCGACTCGAAGACAGGTGAGTGGGTGGCTCAGTTGCCCCCGCTGCGCTACGACGTGACCTCCGTGGCATTCCCCGGCAGACCCGATGAAGATGCCATCACGAAGGATCAGCTCAGTCTGCCCACCATCGACGCAACGAATCCCAACCTTGTTTACACCGACTCTGTTGAGGTGGACGGTGTATGGCAGAAGTTCGAGTATGTGGGCAGTGCAAAGATGGAGTATAAGGCTGTTTCAACGATTGAACTGTCTGAGAACAAGAATGGCACCTTTGGTATGAAGAACTACAAGGTGAAGGATCTCAGCGGCGTGGAGCATGTCGTGAAACTCTACGACTATGACGACGTTACCGGCAATGTCATCCCCAATGCCAACGGCAAGGTGCAGTACACCTTCGGTGTGAGCAATGAGAATCCCAACGGCTATCCTGTCTATCAGGAACTGTCTTCCTATAAGTACACGGTATATGCCTATGAGCGCTATACCAACTACGACGGAGACAAACCGGTTGTAGACGAGGTGCCCCTTGCTGGTAAGGAGGTGACCATCAAGAACCAGTATGCAACGACTACTTCCGTTTCACAGGCTGATGGTTCTGTGGGCGAGATGGTTGATGATAAACTGGAACTGGACGATAATGGTAAGGCGGTCTATAACTTTACCGTGGGTTTCCCCAATATCCAGGCTCCCTACACGCGCGGCCTGTCTATCAGCTACGATAACAATGGTACTGAGATGGAGTGGAGCGAGAACGGTAAGTTCAAGGTGATTGTGCTTGGCGGCCTGCCAACGGGTAATAACTTCGTGACGGAAGGTCCGGATGAGGTGCTCATGGTGCTGCGCGATCCCCCAGGAACAGGCTCTTCTGTGACATGGAGCAAGGGTACGACCATCAGCAAGACCAAGACAACGACCACGGAGTATACCAATGAAACGGGTATCAACTCAACGATCTATGCCGGTGTGAAGGCGGAAACAGGTGTTGGTGTCGGTTTCATGGTCATAAATGAATTGAGTAGCAAGGTTAATATCAAGGCTGGTGCCGAGTACTCTGCTAAGCGTACGTCGGGCAATACCACCGTGCAGACCACGACGACGACCCGTGATATCTCTACCAGTGATGCCATGGACTTCGTGGGTGCTGTAGGCGACGTGTTCATCGGTTCTTCCAAGAATATCATCTTCGGCGCCTGTCGTTCAGTGGATATCAAGTGGGACAACGTGAACGGTAAGGCAGAACTGATACAGGAAGATGCTCTTTCGATGGGTGAGGAGTTTACTACCGGCTTCATGTACGACCAGAACTATATCAAGAACGTGCTGATTCCGAATTTCGTGGATATGCGTAACAAACTGCTTACGCCTTCTGCCACGACGACAGGTATACCCCGTCCTGCAGTGGGCGAAGAGCCTCTGTACGTCACCACGCTGAGCGAGGACAATGAAAAGTATGGTACCAGCAATAGCGATAAGAGCGTCTGGGGTTCTCAGGCAGTAGGAGTTGATAAGGTGAAAGACGGTATCTATAGCGGACCGTCATACACCATGTTCCTTCCCATGGATCACGAGTTGGGTAAGGACTATCAGGATATGGTGAACTACTACAACGTACAGATTAACAAGTGGGAGAATGAGCTGCGCAAGAACGAGGAGGCCAAGGTGACGGCTATCCAGAACCGCAATAAGTGGCTGAAGGAAAACCATTCTATCTCTGCCGGTGCCAGCGTTACCCAGACGGTAAGTACGGAAAACGGTACTTCATCGACAAGTTCCCAGTCCGACGGATTCAACATCATTCTTGGTCTGGAGTTGGGTTACACCTTCTCTGGTCTTGGTATCGGTGCTGAACTGGAAGAGAAAAACGGTAACGAATGGACGAGCGAGGAGCAGAACGATACAACTGTTTCTGTGTCCATGAGCTATACGCTGGCCGAGGATGGTGACGACGACTACCTGTCGGTAGATGTGTTCAACGCCCCCGACGGCATGGGTCCCATCTTCGTAACCCGTGGCGGTGCTACCAGTTGTCCTTATGAGGACGAGGTGGTGACCGAGTACTACGAGAAGGGTACGGTGATTTCTGCAAAGACCGTGCAGATTGAGAAACCTGAGATTGAAGCCCAGACGCAGACCATCACGGGTATTCCTGCTGGCGGTTCTGGTACTTTCAAGGTGTATATCCGCAACAATAGTGATACGGGTGAGGATCTATGGTTCGACCTCTTGGTAACGCCTGATTCTAACCCCGACGGACTGATCGTTACGATGGATGGCGCCAACCTGAGCAAGGGTAATACCATCCTGGTGAAAGCTGGTGAGACGATGGTGAAGACGCTCACAGTGAGTCAGTCGAATCCCGATGTGCTGAATTATGAAAGAGTGCATTTGCGTATTGCGTCACAGTGTCAGAAGGATAATACCAGCACTTATGCTGAGATTGCAGACTCAACGGAATTCTATGTATACTTCCAACCGTCATGTTCGGATATTAAACTGACCGCTTCGCACACGCTTGTGAATACCGACACCGAGACACCTGTTACGCTGTCGATGAGTGGCTATAATTATGCGATGGCTTCGCTGCAGGGTATCCGTCTGCAGTATAAGGGCGAACATGATGCCGACTTCCGTACCTTGCAGGAGTATACGAAGGATGCCGCCAAACTGGCCAGTGATCCTAACCTCCTGGCGCTGCCTGCGCTGGCTGGTACGGCGAAGCTGAATTATGTGCTTGACTTGCGTTCAAGCAGCTTCAGTGACAAGACCTACGTGTTCCGCGCCATCACTGTGTGCGACCAGGGTGGTGTTGAGGTGAACAATGAGAGCGAGGAGATAACGGTTATCCGTGATATGACGCCTCCTATGCTGATGGCAACGCCAAGTCCTGCCAGTGGAATACTGACCAGCGGTGATGACTTGGTTATTACCTTCAATGAAGACATCCAGGGCTCTGCATTGACGCAGCCCAACAACTTTGATGTGTTTGGCGTACTCAATGAGAGTGAGGTGGCGCATGATGTGGCTCTCAGCGTATCCGGCAATTCCGTGTCCAAGACTGATGCTACCATCGACCTCAACGGCAAGTCGTTTACTACCAGTATGTGGGTAAACTACAGCACTGATGGTACGCTGCTGACCCATGGAACTTCTGATTACAACTTCAACGTAGCCATCGTGGATGGTAAACTGGCTGTCAGTGTGGCGGGTAAGACCGTGACGGGAGGTGATCCATTGCCCAAGAACAAATGGCTGTATCTGAATGTGGGCTATGATGCGCAGGCAAAGACGGTGAGTGCCGGCTATGCCATGGATTCTGAAACCGTGTCGCTTTTCAATAGTTTGATGGCAAATGCCTACGAGGGCAACGGACCGCTGAGTATTGGTGGTAACAACCTGACTGCCAAGGTACAGGAACTGGCCGTTTGGAACGGTAACCGCTCTATGGCTGAGGCTCAGGCAGAGATGTACACTACCAAGAGTCAGTTTACAAATGGCCTTATCGGTTATTGGCAACTGAACGAGGGACATGGCAGCGTGGCTACCGACAAGGCTCGCTCACGTCATATGACCCTGCCTTCTCAGAATGCATGGTGGATAGATGGCGACAACTATGCACTTGTGCTCGATGGAACGAAAACTGCTGCCGTCAATATTGGAAGCCTGAACACCACTGAAAAAGAGGATTATCTTGTGGAAGCATGGTTCAAGGCCGACAAACAGCAGGATGGTGCTGCTTCGGTACTGAGTACTGTCAAGATGGATTTGCGCCTGAATGCGCAGGGTAAGATGGAACTTGATGTTAATGGCTCGTCTGCAGAGGTCTATAACAGGGATTTGCGTGACGGACAGTGGCACCATGTGGCTGTGAACGTGCTGAAGAGTACCAATGGAATGGGTACTGTCTATGTAGATGGTCTGCAGTGCAAGCAGATTTCTGCATCGGCTATGCCTGAGTTGTTTGGTGACAAACTGATGCTGGGCGGTCGTCGTAATCAGGTTTCCAATGGCGTCTACACCTTCTCACAGCAGATGAAGGGCGCTATTGATGAGGTACGTATCTGGAAAGGACGTCGTACTGCTGATGTCATTAACAATAATATGTACGTACGCGTGAAGGCAGATGAACCGGGTCTGGTGGCTTATTATCCGCTGGAGAAACTCACGAAGGACGCGTACAACCAGATTATGACAACGGGTACCTTTGATAACAGCGTATCCAAGAACTCTGCGGCAGAGCAGCTGTCCTGCTTCGATGCTGATGGTTTGGTTCTCACTCCCCAGCTCTCAACACTCAGTCCGGATAACACGGCAGCCCTGAAACAGGCTCCGAAATTCGAGAATGTGTTGTTTGACTTTGTTGCCAGTGAGCGTCAGATTAAGGTGAATCTGAAGGAACAGCCTGCAAAAATTGAAGGCTGCAACATCTACATCACTGCCAAGAACGTGAAGGATGTGAATGGTAATACATGCGATCCTATTACATGGACTGTCTATGTGCAACAGAACAAACTGCGCTGGCAGGAGACAGAAGTTGAAGTCAACAAGGTCGGAACCAACGCCGCACGCTTTAATGCCACTATTGAGAATAGGGGATCAGAGAGTGAGAGCTGGAGCTTAAGCGGAATGCCGTCATGGCTGAGCGCTAACGTGGACGGTGGTTCACTGATGCCGCTGGCTTCTGTCCAACTGGCCTTTACCGTTGCAGAGAATCTGCCTATCGGTACTTACGAGACGACCATTTACCTGACGGGCTCACAGAATATTGCAGCTCCGTTGAATGTGACTGTCGTCAGTGAGGGACAGGCACCTCTGTGGAGTGTGAACCCAAGAGACTTTGAGGGCTCGATGAATATCATCGGACAGGTGAAGCTGGACGGTACGCTGATGAACGACAACAAGGATATCGTGGCTGCCTTCATTGGCGACGAGTGTCGTGGTGTCGCACATCTTGAATACAAGGACCGCTACGACGGTTACTTCGTGACGATGGATATCTTTGGAAATAATGCATCGGATAATAACAAGACTGTGACCTTCCGTGCCTATGATGCTTCTACGGGAACGGTCTATCCTGCTGTAGAGCCTGATCGTGCTGTGAAGTTTGAATCGCTTGCCCTGATAGGAAAGTACACAGAACCTGTTCTGTTTACCGTTCTTGACAAGATTGAACAGTCAACCGAGCTGAAGACTGGCTGGAACTGGATGTCTCTGAACGTAAAGGCTGATAATATGTCGGCTGAGTCCATCCTGGAGAAGATTGCTGACGACGTCAGCATCATCAAGACACAGAATAATGGATGGCTGATGTATGAAGACGGCAAATGGGATGGAAGTCTCAATGTGGATCTGACTAACGACCAGATGTATGCCGTGAAGATGAAGAACGACCGCAGCCTGTATGTCATCGGTCAGCGTGTGAATCCTGATGACTGCCAGATTACGGTGAACAAAGGCTGGAACTGGATTGGCTACTATGGTCGTCAGATTTCATCTCTGGACAATGCCCTGGCCGGTCTGAATGCTGTTGACGGCGATATGCTGAAAGGACAGAGTGGCGTGGCCTACTATGACGCGAGCGAGTGGGTCGGCTCCATGAGTCTTGTAGAACCTGGAAAGGGTTACATGCTGAAGAGTGTTTCTGATGGCGCACGTACTTTTGGTTATCCAACGGTTGCTGTGGCTGGGGCACGACAGGCTGTGTCTCCAACAGCTCATTCATCGCTCAGTGTGTTCTCGCCTGTAGATTTCCGCCTCTATTCTGGCAACGCTGTCATGGCTGCAAGGGTTGTCAATGGTGGTAAGCCTGTGGGTCATGTGGAACTGGGCGTGTATGTGGACGATGAGTGCCGTACGGCTGCTGTTACCAATGAAAACGGTATGGCTTATCTCACGATTCCTGGTGATGATGCTGCTATGCTGAATTTCAAGGTGGCTGTTGAGAACGAGATTCTTGAGTTGCCATATGCACTTGCCTTTGAGGCAGATGCTGTCTACGGCACGCCTAAGCAGCCGGTGCTTCTTGACCTTAATGAGGCCGTAGGTATCAGTGAGATTATGGTTGATGTTGATAATACAGCAGTCTATGATCTCAGTGGTCGTATGGTTCATCAAGGTAAGAACGCTCCTCGCAGGTTATCTAAAGGTGTATATATCCTTAACGGGAAAAAGAAAACAGTGAAATGA
- a CDS encoding 3-phosphoshikimate 1-carboxyvinyltransferase, which translates to MTTYQITGPKRLQTTVKLPASKSISNRALIIHALSGGTILPENLSDCDDTEVIIQALKNMPEVINIKAAGTAMRFMTAFLAATEHGEHVLTGTERMQHRPIKVLVDALRRLGADISYEGEEGFPPLRIKGSTLEGGELDVAGDISSQYISALLMIGPVLKKGLTLRLNGEIISRPYIDLTLWTMREFGADAEWISMDTIKVEPKPYVQRPYFIESDWSAASYWYEMVALSDDPEAEVRLEGLMDGSKQGDSSVRYIFSLLGVKTIFASKTPGKPTTVTLTKSGHRVPRLEYDFVNVPDLTQTFVCTCCAMNIPFHFTGLQTLEIKETNRIKALKTELAKLGYYIEAINGCELKWDGKKPQGSDLRAQTTIDTYEDHRMALAFAPLGFKMPICINNPQVVTKSYPHYWDDLKKAQFTIQE; encoded by the coding sequence ATGACAACATATCAAATAACTGGACCCAAACGATTACAGACAACCGTCAAGTTGCCCGCATCGAAGAGTATATCAAATCGTGCACTCATCATTCATGCACTGTCGGGAGGCACTATCCTTCCTGAGAATCTGAGCGATTGCGACGACACCGAAGTCATCATACAGGCATTGAAGAATATGCCTGAGGTCATCAACATCAAAGCGGCCGGTACCGCCATGCGTTTTATGACAGCCTTCTTGGCTGCCACCGAACACGGTGAACATGTCTTAACCGGAACAGAACGTATGCAGCACCGCCCCATCAAAGTCCTGGTGGACGCGCTTCGCCGTTTGGGAGCCGACATCAGCTATGAAGGCGAGGAGGGTTTTCCGCCCTTACGCATCAAGGGAAGCACACTGGAAGGTGGAGAACTGGATGTTGCAGGCGACATCAGTTCACAGTATATCTCTGCCCTACTGATGATAGGACCCGTCCTGAAGAAGGGACTGACCCTGCGCCTGAATGGTGAGATCATCTCCAGGCCCTATATAGACCTCACCCTCTGGACCATGCGCGAATTTGGTGCCGATGCCGAATGGATATCCATGGACACCATCAAGGTGGAGCCGAAGCCATACGTCCAGCGTCCCTATTTCATTGAGAGCGACTGGAGTGCTGCCAGCTACTGGTACGAGATGGTAGCCCTGTCAGACGACCCTGAGGCAGAAGTAAGACTGGAAGGTCTGATGGACGGTTCCAAGCAAGGTGACTCCAGCGTACGGTATATTTTCAGTTTGCTGGGAGTAAAGACCATCTTTGCATCAAAGACCCCCGGAAAGCCAACCACCGTCACGCTCACTAAGAGTGGACATCGCGTGCCTCGCCTGGAATACGATTTTGTCAATGTGCCCGACTTGACTCAGACTTTTGTCTGCACTTGTTGTGCTATGAACATACCATTCCACTTCACAGGCCTACAGACATTAGAAATCAAAGAGACCAACCGTATTAAGGCTCTAAAAACAGAACTTGCCAAATTGGGATACTACATAGAAGCCATCAACGGTTGTGAGCTAAAATGGGATGGAAAGAAACCTCAGGGCTCAGACCTCAGGGCTCAGACCACCATCGATACCTACGAGGATCACCGTATGGCTTTGGCATTTGCCCCACTCGGATTCAAGATGCCAATCTGCATCAACAACCCACAAGTTGTCACTAAGTCCTACCCACATTATTGGGACGATTTAAAGAAGGCACAATTCACCATTCAAGAATAA